Proteins encoded by one window of Panthera leo isolate Ple1 chromosome D1 unlocalized genomic scaffold, P.leo_Ple1_pat1.1 chrD1_random_Un_scaffold_75, whole genome shotgun sequence:
- the LOC122212745 gene encoding olfactory receptor 56A3-like gives MTAHQNGTISSEVSDFLLNCFARSPSWKFWLSLPLSFLFLLAMGANSVLLITIRLEASLHEPLYYLLSLLSLLDIIVCLTVIPKVLAVFWFDLKSISFYACFLQMYIMNCFLSMESCTFMVMAYDRYVAICHPLRYPSIITDQFVAKAAVFILARNGILTVPIPILSSRLHYCRTNVIENCLCANMSVSRLSCDDVTINRLYQFAVGWTLLGSDLILIFLSYTFILRAVLRLKAEGAVAKALSTCGSHFILILFFSTILLVFVLTLVVKKKVSPDVPVLLNILHHVIFSALNPIVYGVRTQEIKQGIQRLLKKVW, from the coding sequence atgACAGCGCACCAAAATGGCACCATCTCCTCTGAGGTTTCAGACTTCCTCCTGAATTGTTTTGCCAGGTCCCCTAGCTGGAAATTCTGGTTGTCCCTGcccctcagcttcctctttcttttagCCATGGGGGCCAATAGTGTCCTCCTGATCACCATCAGGCTGGAGGCATCTCTGCATGAGCCATTGTACTACCTGctcagcctcctctccctgtTGGACATCATTGTCTGCCTCACCGTCATCCCCAAGGTGCTGGCCGTCTTTTGGTTTGACCTCAAGTCCATCAGCTTCTATGCCTGCTTCCTCCAGATGTACATCATGAACTGCTTCCTTTCCATGGAGTCCTGCACATTCATggtcatggcctatgaccgctatgtagCCATCTGCCACCCATTGAGATACCCATCCATCATCACTGACCAATTTGTAGCCAAGGCTGCTGTCTTTATTTTGGCCAGGAATGGCATTTTAACAGTACCTATCCCCATTCTATCATCCCGACTCCATTATTGTAGGACAAATGTCATTGAGAACTGCCTCTGCGCCAATATGTCTGTCTCCAGGCTCTCCTGTGATGATGTCACCATCAATCGCCTCTACCAGTTTGCCGTAGGATGGACCCTGCTAGGATCTGACCTCATCCTCATCTTTCTCTCCTATACCTTCATACTGCGAGCTGTGCTGAGACTCAAGGCAGAGGGTGCTGTGGCCAAGGCCCTGAGCACATGCGGTTCCCACTTCATCCTTATCCTCTTCTTCAGCACCATCCTTCTGGTCTTCGTGCTCACTCTTGTGGTGAAGAAGAAAGTCTCGCCTGATGTGCCAGTCTTGCTCAACATCCTCCACCATGTCATTTTCTCAGCCCTCAACCCCATTGTGTATGGGGTGCGAACCCAGGAGATCAAGCAAGGAATCCAGAGATTACTGAAGAAAGTGTGGTAA